Genomic segment of Clostridium sp. Marseille-P299:
TTTACGTTAAATCCTTATCAATTTGTTTTAATAATAGGATTGATTATTATTTTATAAAAGTATAGAATAAATTAATAATAACTTATTAGATTTGTTAAACCATGATGCATTTCACTGTGCATAGGTAAATCTTGGGTTATTAGTTATTGTTTGAAAGGATTTAGGGATGCAACAAAACTTTGAATATAGAATTGATAATAATAAAATTACAATAACGAAATATATTGGTTCATCTACCATTGTAAAAGTACCAGAAAACATTGATGAAATTGAAGTTAGTCGAATAGGAGAGTATGCATTTTCAGAATGTAGAAATATAACAGAAGTGATTTTACCAAAGTCAGTAACTTCCATCGGAAGTCATGCATTTTATAATTGTCGTAAATTAAAGGCTCTAACAGTATCGGATCATATTCATACAATGGAAGATGGATCCCTGAAAAACTGTGAAATGCTGAGTTGTATAACCTTATATATGATTGAAGGTAGAACCACTTGTATGAAGGATATATTAGCTGAAACAAACGGTGAGATGTTCTTCACTCTATTTTATAGCAGTGAGGAAGAGGATAACAGTTGTTCAAAACTGGTTTTTCCAAGCTATTTACATGATTATGTTGAGAATACGGAAGCTAGAATTATTAATCAAGTAACCTATGGTGCAGGTGTTCATTATAGAGAATGCATGAATGAAAAGGACGTGGATTATAAACGATATGACGATTTATTTCGTTATGTAATGGCGAATGATACAAAAGATACTGCTTGCTACATAGCAATAAATCGATTAAGTTATCCGTTTAAGTTATTAAAGGAAGCGAAAGAACAGTATTATAGTTATCTTCAAAATGAGTTAACGTTCATCGTTCGTAAACTATTAAAAGAGGATGATATAACAAATCTTGAACAGTTGGCAAATCTTGATTTATTTACAGAAAATAATATAGACGATATGATTGAATTAGCACATAGCGTGAACCGTATCGAAGCAACAAACTTTTTTATGCAATATAAAAAGTTAAAGTTTAATAATATAGAGAAAACATTTGAATTGTGATTTAGGAGGAACACTTCTAATAAGCTAAGCTCCTAAAGATACCAATTTTGTTTCAATAGAAAATGGAGTTATTTCATGGGAAACGATGTAAAAGAAAAATTAACGCAAATAGGTACACGTATTCTTGTAAACGCAAGAAATGAATTATATTTATCCATGCGTTTTTTAGACGTTGCCTTAAATGCTCTCTCATATGAATTCAATCTTACAACATTTTTTGTAGGCACCGATGGGGTAAATATCTATTACAATCCTAGGTTTTTAATGGAACGTTATGAGACACAGCCACTTCTTATTAATCGTGCCTATCTTCATATGATTTTGCATTGCATATTTCGACATATGTATGAAGCAGAGGATAAGGAAGAAGAGGAGTGGAACCTTGCATGTGATATTGCAACGGAATATATCA
This window contains:
- a CDS encoding leucine-rich repeat domain-containing protein — translated: MQQNFEYRIDNNKITITKYIGSSTIVKVPENIDEIEVSRIGEYAFSECRNITEVILPKSVTSIGSHAFYNCRKLKALTVSDHIHTMEDGSLKNCEMLSCITLYMIEGRTTCMKDILAETNGEMFFTLFYSSEEEDNSCSKLVFPSYLHDYVENTEARIINQVTYGAGVHYRECMNEKDVDYKRYDDLFRYVMANDTKDTACYIAINRLSYPFKLLKEAKEQYYSYLQNELTFIVRKLLKEDDITNLEQLANLDLFTENNIDDMIELAHSVNRIEATNFFMQYKKLKFNNIEKTFEL